AGTGCCTGTTGTTCCTCTCTGTCATAATAAGGGGTGAGGTGTCTGCATATGTGTTTAGGTTTCTCATTGTATGACAGACTATTTGAATATGAACTcaacatttgtcatttcattcagtCTAATTAAACTTAAGCTTGTATCTTTCTGGATTTAACGCACAAAAGTGATGAATGAGGAAAGTACACACAACAATAAAGTAAAACCTCTTAAAAATGAGAGAGACTGTTGACTTTGCTGAGGTAAATAGTACCGTAAACATCACTTTtcattcaacatgttttcatgttggaTGAAAAGTATGAATGCAGTGTGGTTTACAGTAATAGTGTGGATGTGCAAGAGCTCTGAAATATACGacgaaaaagacaaaaaaaataaataaaaaatctaaaatctatcAGAGAACCAGGGTTTATCAAAGTGTACATTAAATgagatgataaaaacaaatgtgtgaatgtACAGTGGCCGGTTCTGTGCCTGCTTATCAAAATCTCCAGATGGAAATACCATATGTAGGATGCGACAGTGAGCAAAGTGCACGACATCGCTGTCTGTTGTCAGTATCACCGTCATCTCAGGTTTGTCGGCTGGAGGTTACATCCGCGGAGAAAAATGTTGTGAAGGCTCCATGATGCACCTCGGAGGCTGGAGATGGACTGCAGCTGCATCAGCTCGGTGTCGAGGGGGTGGGAGATGTTGATGTGGAGGATTCGgtttcctcctcgtcctccctctgctgctttctctggacttattttgtgttgtttctcttcttcctgcAGATGATTTATCACCATCCATTGCAGCTAAAACAGAGTTTATGAGAACCGTTAAACTCAGCATCACTTTTAGCCTCGATATTTTGGACTAATGATTAGAAATACTCCCAGAAAAGCCAGATATACTAATTAAGATACCAGAAAACAGGTATATTGGACATATTCTTATGACTATAGTTTCCCATATTCTGcattgtacatattttttatgtttcttgattatgcaccaatatACCAAGGCAAATTCCTTGATTcctgattttgatttaaatgcaaTGCAGCTGCAAAATGTGTTGCTTTAAGTGTAAAACCAGTTTTTCGTCACTGCAAGCTGGCTCTTACTACCCCTATATACCCCCCTACACAAAATATTTAGCTGAATACGAGTTGATGTGCGCGTGGACGCCGCTGAAAGTAATTCTTTAAGACTGATTTCCTTTTGCGCACTTTGCAAGTATGAGAAGCTCCCACTCCACTTCATTCACCACTTCACTCTGGACGGCTCCACTTCAGTTTCTGCTCCACAGAGAATCTGCTGAACTCTCCTCCACCTTGCAGACACTGAGCGGCATGTGATTCTCCTGACAAAGCTCTTCGCCGCACTCGTGCTTTCCCATGCGTCTGCGTCACTGCTGCATAACATGACAAAGCTGTCATCTTTAAAACCAGCTGAGGGTGTCACAAAGCACTGAGATTGTTCAAATAAGCTTGAAACCATTCATCCCATTGGGGGtgtgaggtgggggggtgggccCTCTGTGCTTCTCTGTAACCTGATGGAGCACTCGCTGTTCTGGAGGTGGACAAATCTGGAAACCATGATGTTGTCCATCTGCACCAGACTGAGCTTTTCACTGAGCAGCTGCTCACTGTCAGTGATCTCTCTCATCCTACACTGTTAAGATCATTTAAATCctgtgtttttatcatcatATATCAGCTTCATTGAGGTCAGGTTAACTTCCACTTCACCTCCGGCCCGGTGAGCCCTCTTTTGTGTCTTGAATCTGATCATGGATTAAAAATTGGTTGTATATCTGATTAACACAGTCATGACAGTGTGGTGCAAATAGTGACGGCTAGTGATGTTTTGTGTAAATCACACCTTTacttacaaaatgttttatttgcatcAACACCTTGAAAATCTACGGGTAAATGTAGTTCAACGCCGGTACCTACAGCACCTGCAATGCTTTGTCAGATCTGCTCAGAAAATTGTCTTCTGTAAGTGTTTGAGTCACTCCATCACTCCGTCATCATTCGCTCAGCCAACATGTCTTTCAGTCCTTCTGTCCCTTCTCTTTTCAGTCCAAAttcctcatctcctctgcaAAAAGGTGTAAACGACTCAGGTTTTCTCTCGCAATCAGTCAACATTTGCACAATAAAATCTGATgttccctttaaaaaaaaccccattaGCAGCAGATTTTTGCCCCTTTAAGTGCTCACTGCCTATACAAGCCTGTCCCCCCTATACTGAGTCTGACTCCCAGAAGAGGGAAATGTAATTTAAGGTTTACCGAAACTCCACTTTCCTCTACAGCTCCCAACAGATTCCCACTACTTGGCTCGGcactccttttcctccctccactctctccatccctcttcaGACAAGTCTTGCCCTAACTGCTTCTTCGTCTACTAGTTAAGTGCTCGGCACATTCAGCAGCATCAGACTTTGCCGTCTATCCCGCTGGGTtcccggctgctgctgctgctgctgccctcagGTGCCAAAACACCTTGTCAGATATACAGTATACGTCTCCCACTGCTTATTACATTTCCAGTCTGCAAGCTGgagctgcagcgctgcaggCACACTGAAGTTGTGGCTCCCTTACCCCAGCTTTAATTTTCAGTGCCggcttttctcttctcctttcatcattttatcttttatctttctcttctgtttctccctctctgtgtctctctttctctgaggGAATTACATAAGTctttctgcgtgtgtgtgggcagcGTTGCATTTTATGTAAGGCGGACCTGGAAGTGGCTAGCGAAACACTAGGGTCttgctctctgttttttttttctctctttctctctacatGTCTTGTAGccttgtgtggttgtgtgtgtggttgggtcATCGGACTGCGGATCTGCGTGGTGGTTGGCTCCAGATATGCGATGGGGTGACTGAGCAGGCCCACTCAGAGTCATACTCACACCTTTTTGTTAAAGTGCGCcttgtaataataaatatttgactCCTAAATTGAAGATGATGATGCTTATGGACTTGTGGTGTTGATGTAAAGTGTGTCTGTTTTGAAGTAAGGAACATATGAGGTGAATCTTtgaacaattaaattaaaaatttatttgCAAAGTGACCAAAACCAAACTCCTTGTTTCTGGCCAGTGATCATAGATTTGGTCGGCTGACCATTTGGCGAGCAGATTTTATCGACTACAGCTAACTAGCCTCCGCTTACGCAAAACCTCCAGCAGTCCACTCAGTCTTGTGTTGTTTCCAGCTCacagattttaaataaaaacctaCAAAGGGCTTTTAAATATGCACTTTTAATGCATAAATTATCATGAAATACTGAGCACTGAGGCTAGAAATGATATGTTCAAGGCGAAAAGTCAGTGTGGAAATAGCATTGTTCATGTATTTTAGAGTAGAGCTAGTTGGCCCAACTATTAATGTAATTGAAAACTTTATTTGCTCTGACATAATGTTGGAACGGATGAGTTGTTTattacagacaaaacagaaTTGGACAAGCAGCAGTGATTAGATTTATGCTTTACAGTATGGCTCACTGAGGAATAAGTttggctggagctgctggagtgTTTAAACTTCAACAAACCGAATAAAGATCAGGATGGAGTCGCTGTCCTTCCTCTAAACTTGTATTGTTGATTGGAGCAAACGCTGCGTTACTATTAGCTCTTAGCTTTTAGAGACACCAAATGTATGCTTGAGGCACAAGCTGGGGGTCAGTAGCAAGCCAGTTAGCTGggcatgctaatgtttgctgCTTAGGTCTTTGGATTATCAAACCGATGATTCCTTTCATCTAATTAAACAGAATCCAAGTGAAGTTCTGCAGAAGTTTCTCCAACAGTCTCGTCAGAACAAACCTATGATTATTACATAACACCGACCCCCTCCTTTGATTAATGATAGCTGTACTTGATTCCTAGCCCCTGTAATGCTATTTACCATGAACAGTTAATGGTCCTACACAGTACAGATTGGCACACGGATAACTGGTTTCCCTGGGAGGAGGGGACAGTTATGTAATAAGTGGCAGGAGatgattaaaaatgtgaaaaattcaaATGTGTTACTGAATGAAACCAGTATTCATAAAGCTTCCTGTAACGCCACTGAAACAGGTTGCTGAGAAATGAACTTTGGTGCTATGaagtgagggaggaagagacggAAGAAATACTGATTATTAATggaatccttttttttgttttattatttgttatgtattctttttttctccaaaaaaaaaaaagaaagaaagctccCTAGAAATAAAACACCTCTGCACCCCGGAAAGCCTTTAAGatatctgtgtgcgtgtgttagtGTTTGAGCGTGcctgcgcgtgtgtgtttgcgtgctgGTGCGTGCACGCGCATATCCAACCTGTCAGAGAAAGGGTGTTTCACTGAGTGGGAATGCCTGGTAGGATGTGTAGGCCCAGGTTGCTATGGCAACCATCTGCTGCTACGCTCACAAGCGTTCGCCAGCAGCCCACACAGTGTGACATCCAGCAGCAATCcaatctgagagagagagagagagagagagagggagagaaagtaaATTTATCATGTAATATTAACACGAAAGCCCCCAAAATAAGGAAAGTTCAAGTTCACAAAGTTCAAGTTTTAAGTGCATGtaaaggtgcttttttttttcccccccagttGAAACTCACTAATTCCTTAGAAATATGTTGACTCTGCTGTCGTCATAGTGaagacagatggaggagaggtgTACAGCATTGAGAGCAACACAGTGAATTTAGCAACACTTATTATAGATTACAGAATGAACAGAAGGATGTAAAGCTGCTGTAAAATCCTGAGAAACTTTGAAGTGAATTTTGGTGAAGGATTTGTTGCTTAAAGCAGGTAAACCTTGAACCACAACGTCACTGGTTTGAATCCAGCCGGAAGCCTTTATTGCAtctctctcagcctcttttCCTGTCACCTCTTTACTATGGCTACATAATAAAGGCACAAGATATACAAATGTATGTTGCCTAAAATCAGCATTTGTCTGCCAGATAAACAAGAtatctgacatttttatttgttatttctgGTTTGAAGCCCCAAATCTGGCAGAAATCTGATTTATGGTAACATCATCACAGTCTGATTGGATTTCCTGAACTTTTAAGTCACAACAATATTATATAGTTATTGTGATCGGTGCTGACAGTAAGGTGGAGGAAAGCAGAGATCAGTCACGCTTTATtagaaacaaatcaaaaaatTGTTTTTGCATCCTCGTCTATTTTTCAGGCTTTTTGCCTTGTCAGTGTAGAGAAAGCACTGGGAGCAGAGGGCTATGACTCGTTCCTAGCTGGAAGTCAAACACTGGACTTTACCtgctcatttttaatttatatatttctttatttttttcataatttcccAGTAATATTATATAACAAGTAGCATCCAtttgactttaaaaagaaaatctgtatCGATCTCAACATTAAATGcttgcagtgtgaatgtgtgtatgctcacctttacacacacaacTTTTTACTCTGTGGTTACACTTGTGCATTGTGTAGGTTTCATTTCCTTTTAGGAAATCTGCTAAAATACAAACTCTAATACAGTGTATTTTACTTGTTGCAGCCTAAGGACTCATTGACAATCTTTTTGTCACATAAAGAAAATCTATAGGTGTGGCATAAAGGTGAATGATTAAGTCGGTGTGAAATACAGACATTACAAAGCTAATCCTCTAAAAAGGGCAaacaaaagagaataaaatattACGTTCTTAAAGCCGGTCACCCCTGAGCTGCTATAATTGAGAGGAATAACTCACCTGATGGTTGTTATATAATAACATTGTGTTATGTGTTTCAGATGCAGGAGGTGGGCAGTACCCAGCGAGGATCCCAGCGGGCCTTCAGCATCCTGGATCGTCTGCTGCTCACTCATcctgtgtggctgcagctgtCACTCAACCAGGACTCTGCCCTCTACATCCTGCTCAGAGAGCCTGTCGGGGTACGGACAGCTCACTCATATGGCCTCATCAGTTAGAAGAATGGAGGAATACAGTGATAAACTTCGAATGCACAAAGAAATCTGAAGTTTACTAGTTCTTTAGttgtttccctgctccagcaCTCCTGATTCAAACGAATGGGGCGCCATCAGGCATCCgcagagcttgatgatgagctgatcatttgaatcgtgtgttggagcagagaaaagtctaaaacatgcaggcctccaggaccaggattgTGAAACACTGATCAGTTGGATCTTATAGAAGCAGCTTCCACACACTTAAACAGTTTCTTAACAGTTTGACTGAAAATCACGACGATTGCCATTAAATGCACATGAACAAGAAGAGCTGTCCCGTAAAGAAGCTATTAATACTGTACCTTAGACCATCTGTGCCTTGGCCTGAAAGACATGAGGAAAGAATATAGATCTTAAAAGACATTAACATCCCTGTTCTTTATTCTTGCTCCTGTTCACAGACCTTTCTGGTGCGTAAATGCAGCTCCAGCCAGAGGAAGGTGCTGTGTTTTAGAGTGGCAGCAGACAAAAGCGCTTCGTCTGTTAAGGAGTGCTTCATCTGCGAGGAGGACTCCAGTGAGTATAAAACACGCTAGATTAGCATGTGTTATCCACCTGCAGCTATGGCAATACACTTTTCTCCGCTTAAAGTTTGTAGTGCAGTGCAGTTCATACACTTCACAGTGCGTGAAGGAGTGTGGGACAAAGAGGATGGATCCACTGAAGGACTTGCAGCTGCCATATTTCCTAttaattttaaacaatttaaatgccctcacagctgtcagtgaaactctttttcactgttctgTAACCAGCTTTCGCCTTGGAGAGCTCAGCGCTCAGCTTCCCTGACCTGTGTCGACTGGTGGCCTTCTACTGTATCAGCAGGTGATGCATTATTTTAATTGACACACTGTGGCCAAAAGCATGTGGACATCCTGTAGACTATATGAAGAAGTGAACGTAGCTTCCGGGTCTGAAAATTGGAGCCAATGCTGAAGTGCCTTAAACcagcattctttctaatggccagcagggggcgactctgctggttggAAAAGAAGTCCTATTGTATCGAAGTCTATTAGAAAATGTCccgacttctcacttgatttattacctctgtaaacattttcctaatgagtttatggtccgAACGTCCAAGTACGCAAGTCCGAACTTGGCGTACTTGGACGTTCGGACTCACTCGGAAGTCTCCGGAGGACGCAGGGAACGGCAGCGGACTTGATGACGTCATCACCTCAGCGATCAATACGTATCTACTCCTTTTATCGCCAttaaaagacacatttacaacaaaaccaaacataGTATTAAACACAACGCTGCCTCGTTTGTTTCCGCTTTAAAAACTGCACTAACAtttaaaacgtttttttttttaaatcttcaagTAGGGTGTATGTAGTCAAATCGACCAtagatttgaaatttaaaaactataaacgtgcataaaagtcttaaaactacatCCCGTAACATAACAATTGTAGTGTTTTGCTACAATTGTGTTGTCCGCCATTTCCACTGTTGCCGCTGGTTGGTACGAAAAGTATTCTGGGATACTTAACTGTCAGAAGTCCACACGTCACCACCCGACGCATCCTCGGTAAAATGGGCGGAGCAAGCACACATCCGGGCattttgacctttgaactttgaatTGGAACAGTACTTGGGCTGCGAGTGATGACGTTTCACAAGAACGCATATTGAGAAACGCCCAATGTCACttttggctccaaaaaaccaagatggcgacggctatgaaaccaagatggtatcacccataaagccaaacttaAAGCTTCAAATAAACCAGTGGTTGACGTCATGGTGTCTACATCCACTTTTTATATATAGTCTATGTCCTGTCCCTGATACTCTTtcttctgggtttttttttcatggtcgCCCTTTAGTTTGGGATCTGATCTCATCAGCCTGGCAGAAGAGTGGAGGCTCTTACAGTAGGAGATTAATGCCCTTggtccacatacttttggccatgcaTTGTACTTGATGTCACTAAGCCAAGACTCTCAGGAAAactcctgctcacacacatgctcaggttgtaatttaattttggttttgatgtttctttttttctgcagagaTGTGCTGCCCTTCCCACTGCAGCTACCAGATGTCATCGCTAAGGCCTCGACACACAGGCAGCTGGAGGCCATCTCACACATGGGACAAGGTACAATGACTGAGGAGCTTCAAACTCAACTGAAACTGTACTTCGTCACTTTCCCCAAATAATGATAGATTATCCCTTCAGCCACACTAGCATGATGGCTGTCCGCCGATCAGTCCATCGCTGCTCTAAACTGCAATATCTCAgcaaatttattttatattacatttaaattattccTCCAGGGttaactgtaataactttgatgaacacttcacttttcatctcaaagtcaaaatgttaatttgttAACATTAACCAAACAccagcaaaactaatgacattcatcagctgcacttgttttttgtgtttggtgctaCTTAGCAAATGCTCCTCTGTAACGGCTTCTCTTTAGCGGCTTATTGGAAATGTGAGAAAGTGAACGAATAACTGAAGTAGTGACTGTCAGCTTGCATCTGTTTTAACATGGTAGCGTACTGGTGCGGTGCAGCAGAGAGCGAGGTGTGACTTCAAGAAGGCTAAAAACTACACaagatacagtatgtgtcactgactgcagctcaaagacaaaaacacctCGACTCTGCAAAATCAGTCCGCTCCAGTCAGACTGCAGTAGAGAAGCTTCCGTTATACAGCACATAATGCTGcttgtgtatgttttgtttgattGCTATTTTTTGCAAAATCTTCCAACATTTGAAATTATTAATGTGTAACCGCGAAACTTTGGTATCCAAACTTCTTCCTGGATCTCCCACTAGACTTCTGGAGCGCTCCGTCTGCTGCAGAGCTACAAAACGGGCCGGTGGACGCAGGTGCGTCAACCAGCAGCAGCCGGGGTCAGACGGCGGCGACCCAGGACCGATGCCCCCTGCTGACCCGGGGGAGACAAGGCAAACTCTGCTTCATCAACCCGCTCTTCCTACAGCTGGAGGTCAGCAAGGTTAGTAGCGAAGGTGGTGTGGTTATGCTGGTGTTCTCTGACACGGTTTAAGGACTCAGTTTTGGTgatttttcttgcattttaccTTAATTGAAACTTCACATTGTCCATAATATGATGCCAGAGCATTGTTTAGCAAGATCAGTGAAAAGTagttgaaaatgtgttttaaaaaaaagtcagtcaggttttgtttagtttttgaaaagctcacatttttaaaagtaactTGCATTACAAGTGCTGTAGATCCATCCTCCTCTATGATTGCTAATATAATAGCTTGTGCATTTGAAAAATCCAACTGAATCCATCTCTTCTACAGCAGCCACAACTCGTAAACCACAGTGCCTCCAACAAACGGCACCGCTTCAAGCGCAGCATGCGGCTCCGGCTCTCCGAATCCTCCATGAACCTGTCCCTCGAGGGGGTCGGCTCGTACTCACCTTCCTCATCAGGTGAGCATTCCAACGGGTCAGAGAGGCTGCAGAAGTCCGGCGCCAACCCACAGAGAAGAGTTCACCCCGGGGCGGGTGTCCTGAGGAGAACCCCTGCTGTATCACCTGGCTCTGCGGATGAAGAGGACATGATGTCTGCCTTTGTGCCACAAGTAAGGGGCATTAGCAGATACATGCAAGCCCTCAGTGAGTCTTTTGACTGAACCCACATGGAAAAGCATTGTTAACCTCTCTTTGGCTTATATTTATGTTTGATTCATTCAGTAATTTGGTTTGTGCTCTAAAATGATCAATTCTGTCCTGCTCAAGACATCTGAAAAAGTGGAGGAGCCTCCAAAGCCCCAGCAGGCCGCCCGAGCCGAGGAGCCAAGCATCGAGGTGGCGGTTCTGGCCCTGGAGCGCCGCCCGGCTCCGTCCCTGGCCGAGCtcgacagcagcagctccttcagcagcatgGACGAGGACAATGACTCGGATTCAGATCTAGAGAGCATGGCCCAAGCCCAGACTCACATCTACCAGCGCCCGCCGCTCATGCGCTCTCGAGGCCGTGGTGGGCTGCACCGGATGAGCGAGgcgtttgtgtgtttctttgctCCGGACAAGCGGCTGACACGACTGGTGGAGGAGCTGTCCAGAGACAGGCGCTCCACCTTCGGGGGCATGGTTCAGGACTTCCtgctggagcagagagaggcGCTCAAATCCCtggcttcctcttcctcatcgtCGTCCTCTTCCTCGTCACGTGTGACCTCCGTGCAGCTCCTGCAGGGTCTGCGCCTCTTTCTGTCCCAGGCCAAGTGCTGCCTGGTGGACAGCGGAGAGCTGGAGCCTCCCATTGAAACCCTGGTGCCAGAAAACGAGAAAGGTAAACAAACACCAATGTGTCAAGTGGTTCATGTGTCAAAACACCCAACTACTCACATCAAcgtaaaacacagtaaaaccacGAATATGTCTTTGAAATACAGACTGATGACCTTCAAATGGCTTTTGGACTCCCAGGAGAAGGAACAGACACACTTTACTGCTCAAATTAAAGTAATGCAGCTCATGCACGAGTGAGTCCGTTTCTTTTGAACAATATTCACACTCGAGTTGCTCAGTTCTGCTAATCTTTCAATTTTTTCAGTAAAAGATAGCAGAAATTAATAAGTCAAGTTTTTACTTCTTCATTAAGTAGCAGAAGTAGAAtaattctcttttttctttggaGCCCAGTCCTAGATTTACTGAACTTGGAAAAACTGTCTCCCACTGAGGTTTAACCCAACCATCGACAGTCTGCTCCTGCCTTTGTccttttatctttctttctaaTCAATGAGGATGGACAGTTAGAACACTTACTCTATCTGATCTTTAACTGAACCAGATAAAAAGCCAAACAAAGTTATGATAGAAGATAATACACACCAGCCaaagatgtgaaaataataaataaatgatgcacAGTGCCAGTCAAAAGTTTAGACACACATCTCTCATAAAGTACGCCTCATTTCAATGGGTTTCCAATTTagaaattaagtaaaaaaaacatatttccattGTGGAACCATACACATAAGAGTCATTTTACTCTGAATTCTTTTGATTTTTATCGGCAAAGTAAGTCACTGAGTGAATAATCTATTTAAATTTAGCTGACAGTGCTGGATTACATTTTGAGCCTCTCAACCTTGTGAATTTCACATATGCATGATTAGTTCAGCGTAACAAGATGAGGAGACGGTGAGTGCagcagggaggtggaggagagaaaaatatggaggaaaaaaaactgtactaTTAGAAATCACTGATTCAATAGAGCGCAGTGCCAGAGGACGCAGGTTTATGGAAACAGACACTGTTTTCTGATAAATGGTGGGCTGCCCAGGCTCCAGTGAAAGGCACTGTCAACACAAAGTAGTTTGCGTGGGGGGGTAGAGCCTCATTCAGCGGAGCTCATATTGTCTCTGGTATTTAGAAAACAGCATTAGGAAAGCCCTGCCCGACGCGCCTGCACTCACATCCATCGCTTTCAAAGTGTGATTCTTCTCATTAATGTAAAGACACTGCAGGGTGTTACTTTGGAAGGATTCGAGTTAGATCTTTTGACACAGTCCTGTGCGtaggttttgtcttttttggacTCCTTTGTGTGCagctgagcgtgtgtgtgtgtgtgtgtgtgtgtgtgtgcgtgtgcgcaggtgtgtttgtgtgtgtaaatgtgtgatgaTGGATGGTTGCCTGGCAGTGCAGAGGCTTCAGGGGAGAGCGGTCGGCCGCTGCCTTCCTTCCTCCCGTCCTTCCTTCGTGCACTCTGATTTATCTCGCATTGCGTTGGTGGGaggcatttacattttttttttttctccccctcgtTTATCATAAAAAGATATCACAGTCCCACGCTCACTTGAAGAGCAGCACGATTcaggggagggtgggagggagggatagaAATAGGCAGGATACtttgaaaatgtaatcaattaCACATCTCTGAGttataacagaaaataaaatacagtaaccAGTAACTAGAAAGGCTGTAATCACATTACATGTAATCTGTTAGTCTCCAGAGGTGGTTAAGGAGAGGGAtgctgagagggaggaagagaaacagaggatgGAGGGTGTGAATGATAAATCACAAGGAGGGTGATATAGTAAGGTAGAGAGGATGGGGGGTGTTGGGGGATTATATATGAGGGATACatgaaggatgaggaggatggagaggaggatgttTATGATTAGTGGAAAACAGTGTGTGCCGGAGGATTGATACCCCCTCAGTCAGGACTGCCCactgacagcaggaggaccacAGAGGGTGTGTGCTTCCGCGTGTTAGAGCACGCGCGCATGTGTAGCATGGCCACGAGTGTGTGGATGACATTTCACTGTtgtcaggcaaaaaaaaaacaatgtgcgCCTTCACAATATTAGCTTTTCAGGTGCGAAGACAAATGGTCTCGTTTAAGCTTGATGACAGAGCACGTTTTGATAGGGAAATACAGTTATTATATAAAGAGTCAGATGACCGATATCACTCTCATATCGGCGTGTTAAGTCTTCGGCAAGAGCTAAGAGGCAATTAGCCTAGTTTGCTGAGCTATCCataatatattcatttaattatataGAACTATTTATTGGGAAACAAAGTACAAAAACATATGCCAACACGCTGAACTTGATGACTTTTAGCTGGCACGTAGCTTACAGCTGCCTAAGTCATTTTAAGTCAATATTTCATGTCAAatgatttctttagtatgaagccATGTAATAAGCACAATAATTTACATTACACCTTacgcttacacttgtttatttcagtgaactttgtaaagcactgttgtgatattgggctatacaaataaattgaattgaattgaacttaAGTGCTACATAGCTGACAGCTGGCTTTTAATTGACACTCAGCTAATATCTAACTATTAACTGATGCGTCTTAGCTgacagcacttagctttccaaCAATTAACATGCTTAATCAAATTATCATAGAGTAAGAGAGTAAGAGATGCGTCGGCATAGAGGAGGTATAAATATTGCACGGGAAGGGGGAGAAACAGCTGCTTAGAACCAGCAGGTTAATCCAGCCGTGCATGGAGGTGAATATGGGGTGAATCACAGTGTATGAAGAGTCCTGTTGGATTTTCATACTGTGTGATtcccagatttaaaaacacactttcttgACTTTACGCAAGGTggacaaaaaacatgaactcCTGTACAATCTGATGCAACCCAGTGCAGCATCCCTGCAATAAAGTCTACCTTTTGGGCAAGTTAGAATGGTAACATTTGTCAAGTATGTGTCAGAATGTGTTGATTTAAGGCTAtaacttgtgttttattgcgCTTTTTGATagatttttaatgtttttacttcCACGCGTCATTTTGACCCTTCATTCACCCTAACAAATCCATTGCAATGATCAGCATACCTTTCTGGGCCTCTTGCCAGTGCCTCTAGATATGCAGACACATTTCTCTACTCGCAAATGATGAAATAagcaaaacacagagcaaaaccCAGGCAATTCTATGTACTAAAATGTCTGCCAAACAATGAacccctccctctgccctcaGACCTTGCGCTGGAGCGAGCCAT
The sequence above is a segment of the Pempheris klunzingeri isolate RE-2024b chromosome 23, fPemKlu1.hap1, whole genome shotgun sequence genome. Coding sequences within it:
- the rin1b gene encoding ras and Rab interactor 2 → MQEVGSTQRGSQRAFSILDRLLLTHPVWLQLSLNQDSALYILLREPVGTFLVRKCSSSQRKVLCFRVAADKSASSVKECFICEEDSTFALESSALSFPDLCRLVAFYCISRDVLPFPLQLPDVIAKASTHRQLEAISHMGQDFWSAPSAAELQNGPVDAGASTSSSRGQTAATQDRCPLLTRGRQGKLCFINPLFLQLEVSKPQLVNHSASNKRHRFKRSMRLRLSESSMNLSLEGVGSYSPSSSGEHSNGSERLQKSGANPQRRVHPGAGVLRRTPAVSPGSADEEDMMSAFVPQTSEKVEEPPKPQQAARAEEPSIEVAVLALERRPAPSLAELDSSSSFSSMDEDNDSDSDLESMAQAQTHIYQRPPLMRSRGRGGLHRMSEAFVCFFAPDKRLTRLVEELSRDRRSTFGGMVQDFLLEQREALKSLASSSSSSSSSSSRVTSVQLLQGLRLFLSQAKCCLVDSGELEPPIETLVPENEKDLALERAMFSCVLRPLRSHLEKALVELHNQDGSSQRLTQNLLRLKGDAAMERLGVRTGVPDSREVERVKQKLVLMQRTHSPIDKVLMLLQVCKCVHKAMGSLHGQEVSWDDFLPSLSYVIVECNRPRILIDVEYMMELLEPSWLGGEGGYYLTSVYASLCLIQSLDREQPLSGCLTPEAQEALKEWSSRRSREAQRQKENQQSQRCVRILFQDGEQSAVRTLQWRAGETSQALAQLCAATFGVSDPQQYTLYWRSGGEMRALPPQAQPQDLASHSEGGPSLSYLRTDHDFSKMRRLTRGGAVDLSESVCEE